One part of the Methylobacterium mesophilicum SR1.6/6 genome encodes these proteins:
- a CDS encoding RraA family protein encodes MAIGFKIHPRTRTVEPTTVEKFRAIAVANISDSMNRMAHGGPRLRPLHAGGVMSGVALTVRTRPGDNLMVHAALNRAKAGDVLVIDAGGDLTNALIGELMLSQAQHVGVAGVVVNGAVRDYGWIRSGSFPVFAAGVTHRGPYKNGPGEVNATIAIDGMVIEPGDLIVGDDDGFVCVPFDRTEEVFAAADTKQQGEAKTMAAIKAGTVDRSWVERALAEAGCEGI; translated from the coding sequence ATGGCCATCGGTTTCAAGATCCACCCGCGCACCCGCACGGTCGAGCCCACCACCGTCGAGAAGTTCAGGGCCATCGCGGTCGCCAACATCAGCGACTCCATGAACCGCATGGCGCATGGCGGGCCGCGCCTCAGGCCGCTCCATGCCGGCGGCGTCATGTCCGGCGTCGCGCTCACCGTCAGGACGCGGCCCGGCGACAACCTGATGGTGCACGCCGCCCTCAACCGCGCGAAGGCCGGCGACGTCCTCGTCATCGACGCGGGCGGCGACCTGACCAACGCCCTCATCGGCGAGCTCATGCTCTCGCAGGCCCAGCATGTCGGCGTCGCCGGCGTGGTCGTGAACGGCGCGGTGCGCGACTACGGCTGGATCCGCTCCGGCAGCTTCCCGGTCTTCGCCGCCGGCGTCACCCACCGCGGCCCCTACAAGAACGGCCCGGGCGAGGTGAACGCCACCATCGCCATCGACGGCATGGTGATCGAGCCGGGCGATCTCATCGTCGGCGACGATGACGGCTTCGTCTGCGTGCCCTTCGACAGGACCGAGGAGGTCTTCGCCGCCGCCGACACGAAGCAGCAGGGCGAGGCGAAGACCATGGCGGCGATCAAGGCCGGCACCGTCGACCGCTCCTGGGTCGAGCGCGCCCTCGCGGAGGCGGGCTGCGAGGGGATCTGA
- a CDS encoding DUF1932 domain-containing protein — MADRTQFRLGLVGYGEIGSTLGAGLRGAGLGSIACYDKYAFEGPYADLIQARARESGVTLVRSNAGLAEAADLIVSVTPGASSLESADAFASVLTSRHTFLDFASATPKIKQTVAGKLEATGALLGDGSIEGTPLHGYSMRMLSSGPAGEQVRDLLNPWGMQIEFTGPVLGTASGIKIIRSVLIKGIEALTDEMLLAARQYGIDEVVLASASKTLARPWMDTVQSLTPSGAIHAKRRAEELEMSADAVADAGVEPIMARAVAQRLRWKESLGLKDHFKGVVPRTYREALDAMVLKAGLKPVA; from the coding sequence ATGGCAGATCGCACGCAATTCCGGCTCGGCCTCGTCGGCTACGGCGAGATCGGCAGCACGCTCGGCGCCGGCCTGCGCGGTGCCGGCCTCGGATCGATCGCCTGCTACGACAAGTACGCCTTCGAGGGCCCCTACGCGGACCTTATCCAGGCACGGGCCAGGGAGTCCGGAGTCACCCTCGTCCGCTCGAACGCGGGCCTCGCCGAGGCCGCCGACCTGATCGTCAGCGTCACGCCGGGCGCGTCTTCCCTGGAGAGCGCCGACGCCTTTGCGTCGGTGCTGACGAGCCGCCACACCTTCCTCGACTTCGCCTCGGCCACGCCGAAGATCAAGCAGACCGTCGCGGGCAAGCTCGAAGCCACCGGCGCGCTGCTCGGCGACGGCTCGATCGAGGGCACGCCGCTCCACGGCTATTCCATGCGGATGCTGTCGAGCGGCCCGGCCGGCGAGCAGGTCCGCGACCTGCTGAATCCATGGGGCATGCAGATCGAGTTCACCGGCCCGGTGCTCGGCACCGCCTCGGGGATCAAGATCATCCGCTCGGTCCTCATCAAGGGGATCGAGGCGCTCACCGACGAGATGCTGCTGGCCGCCCGGCAGTACGGCATCGACGAGGTCGTCCTCGCCTCGGCCTCCAAGACCCTCGCCCGACCGTGGATGGACACGGTCCAGAGCCTGACCCCCTCGGGGGCGATCCACGCCAAGCGCCGGGCCGAGGAGCTGGAGATGTCGGCCGACGCCGTCGCCGATGCCGGCGTCGAGCCGATCATGGCCCGCGCCGTCGCCCAGCGCCTGCGCTGGAAGGAGAGCCTCGGCCTGAAGGATCACTTCAAGGGCGTCGTCCCGCGGACCTACCGGGAGGCCCTCGACGCCATGGTGCTCAAAGCCGGCCTCAAGCCCGTCGCCTGA
- a CDS encoding MFS transporter, protein MARGQQAPAPAHAVDERNLHRKMMRRILPFLFVCYVVSYLDRVNVGFAALTMNAHIGLTATSFGIGAGLFFLGYFLAEIPSNLIMMRVGARLWIARIMITWGLVSAGTAFVTGPIQFGIARFLLGLGEAGFVPGVFLYLSLWFPSAVRARATALFLLGIPVANIVGSPISGALVQVEGFGLAGWQWLLILEALPAVILGIVCLFVLTDRPEKAQWLTPAERDVLVAKLAEEKATIERKHPMTLAQALRNWRVLTLAAINFCAIIGSLGIGLWLPQIIKQLGLATSLVGFVTAIPYLCGAVAMVVWGRLSDRGSDRTIYPAIALFVGAAALTASALTPTPLLTVAALCVAVMGINAFVATFWAVPSGFLTGRAAAGGIAMIVSIGNLGGFAGPYLIGLVRDVSGGFTAPLLMVAGILLIGALTMLAFGRQVRRDAVPVAVLA, encoded by the coding sequence ATGGCGCGAGGGCAACAGGCCCCGGCTCCGGCCCACGCGGTCGACGAGCGAAACCTCCATCGCAAGATGATGCGGCGGATCCTGCCGTTCCTCTTCGTGTGCTACGTGGTCAGCTATCTGGACCGCGTGAATGTCGGCTTCGCCGCGCTCACGATGAACGCCCATATCGGTCTCACCGCGACGTCCTTCGGCATCGGCGCGGGCCTGTTCTTCCTGGGCTACTTCCTCGCCGAGATCCCCAGCAACCTGATCATGATGCGCGTCGGGGCCAGGCTCTGGATCGCGCGGATCATGATCACCTGGGGTCTCGTCTCGGCGGGGACCGCCTTCGTGACCGGCCCGATCCAGTTCGGCATCGCCCGGTTCCTCCTCGGCCTCGGCGAGGCGGGCTTCGTGCCCGGCGTCTTCCTCTACCTGAGCCTCTGGTTTCCCTCTGCGGTGCGGGCGCGGGCGACCGCGCTGTTCCTGCTCGGGATCCCGGTCGCCAACATCGTCGGCTCGCCGATTTCCGGCGCGCTGGTCCAGGTCGAGGGCTTCGGCCTCGCCGGATGGCAGTGGCTCCTCATCCTCGAAGCCCTGCCGGCGGTGATCCTCGGCATCGTCTGCCTCTTCGTCCTCACCGATCGGCCGGAGAAGGCGCAGTGGCTCACGCCCGCGGAGCGCGACGTGCTCGTCGCCAAGCTCGCCGAGGAGAAGGCCACCATCGAGAGAAAGCATCCGATGACCTTGGCGCAGGCGCTTCGGAACTGGCGGGTTCTGACCCTCGCGGCGATCAACTTCTGCGCCATTATCGGCTCCCTCGGCATCGGCCTGTGGCTGCCGCAGATCATCAAGCAGCTCGGGCTCGCGACCTCGCTGGTCGGGTTCGTGACCGCCATCCCGTACCTCTGCGGCGCTGTGGCGATGGTGGTGTGGGGCCGCCTGTCCGACCGGGGCAGCGACCGCACGATCTATCCCGCGATCGCGCTGTTCGTCGGCGCCGCCGCGCTGACGGCGAGCGCCCTCACGCCGACGCCGCTTTTGACCGTCGCGGCGCTCTGCGTCGCGGTGATGGGCATCAACGCCTTCGTGGCGACCTTCTGGGCCGTGCCGTCCGGCTTCCTCACCGGACGCGCGGCGGCGGGCGGGATCGCGATGATCGTCTCGATCGGCAATCTCGGCGGCTTCGCCGGCCCCTACCTGATCGGTCTGGTGCGCGACGTCTCGGGCGGGTTCACGGCTCCGCTCCTCATGGTCGCGGGGATCCTCCTCATCGGCGCCCTGACGATGCTGGCCTTCGGCCGGCAGGTCCGCCGGGACGCGGTCCCGGTTGCGGTCCTGGCCTGA
- a CDS encoding IclR family transcriptional regulator: protein MAKEARARPNLEGVASADRVLTVLTAFRRGDDALELSELARRTALVKSTIMRLCISLEKFNLIERLDDGRYRLGVEAARIGSVYQQSFALEERIVPVLERLAAESLETASFYIRRGNQRLCLFRADSPSPLRMNVRPGDMRPMDESAIARVLRTFSDRRASDRAAMEVPLYSSGITDPHVASVAMPVFGTEQRLIGALALSGPSSRLTIEQAEILKPRLREAAERLSSELGAQL, encoded by the coding sequence ATGGCGAAGGAGGCGCGGGCGCGGCCGAATCTCGAAGGCGTCGCTTCGGCCGACCGGGTGCTGACGGTGCTCACCGCGTTCCGCCGGGGGGACGATGCTCTGGAACTCTCCGAGCTCGCCCGCCGCACGGCGCTCGTGAAGAGCACGATCATGCGCCTGTGCATCTCGCTGGAGAAGTTCAACCTGATCGAGCGCCTCGACGACGGGCGCTACCGCCTCGGCGTCGAGGCGGCTCGCATCGGCTCCGTCTACCAGCAATCCTTCGCGCTGGAGGAGCGGATCGTCCCCGTGCTGGAGCGTCTCGCGGCCGAGTCCCTGGAGACGGCCTCGTTCTACATCCGCCGGGGCAACCAGCGACTGTGCCTGTTCCGGGCGGACTCGCCGTCACCGCTGCGGATGAACGTCCGCCCCGGCGACATGCGGCCGATGGACGAGTCGGCCATCGCCCGGGTCCTGCGGACTTTCAGCGACCGAAGGGCTTCTGACCGCGCGGCCATGGAGGTCCCGCTCTACTCCTCCGGCATCACCGACCCTCACGTGGCGTCGGTGGCGATGCCGGTGTTCGGAACCGAGCAGCGGCTGATCGGTGCCCTCGCTCTCTCCGGCCCGTCCTCTCGGCTGACGATCGAGCAGGCTGAGATCCTGAAGCCGCGGCTTCGGGAGGCCGCCGAACGCCTATCGTCCGAGCTCGGCGCACAGCTCTGA
- a CDS encoding HlyD family type I secretion periplasmic adaptor subunit, with amino-acid sequence MTNASTPSRPGADPTDATRRSLRRHVAGVAAVIVVAIGAGAWTGATELSGAIIATGSLVVESNIKKVQHPTGGVVAELPIQEGARVHAGDLLVRLDATTARATYDSVTKSLWEIAARNARLEAERDGRDDLSIPAELSAAGPEVGRIVDGERKLFRFRRDALQGQKAQLRERIGQLTEEIKGLVEQAAAKEQETAIIEREYQGVEDLWKKNLIQLTRLTSLQRDMSRLKGERGVLTASIAQTKGKVSETELQIIQLEQNLRSDVAKELAENRAKAATLTEQKITAFDQLQRIEIRAPQTGYVHELAVHTRGGVITPGEPIMLIVPTADSLVAEVRVAPQDIDRLQTGQAAGLRFPSFDQRTTPELNGRVTRIAADVSEDKRTGSFYYLVRLGVTKAELDRLDGAKLMPGMPVEAFIRTADRTVLSYLTKPLVDQARRAFREK; translated from the coding sequence ATGACGAACGCGAGCACGCCCAGCCGGCCCGGTGCCGATCCGACCGACGCGACGCGACGCTCCTTGCGGCGGCACGTCGCCGGTGTCGCCGCCGTGATCGTGGTGGCCATCGGAGCGGGGGCCTGGACCGGGGCGACCGAACTGTCGGGCGCCATCATCGCGACAGGCTCGCTCGTGGTCGAGAGCAACATCAAGAAGGTGCAGCACCCGACCGGCGGTGTGGTCGCCGAACTGCCGATCCAGGAGGGCGCGCGGGTCCATGCGGGCGACCTCTTGGTGCGCCTGGATGCCACGACGGCCAGGGCCACCTATGACAGCGTCACCAAGAGCCTGTGGGAGATCGCTGCCCGCAACGCCCGGCTGGAAGCCGAGCGCGACGGGCGCGACGACCTGTCGATCCCCGCCGAACTCAGCGCAGCCGGGCCCGAAGTGGGCCGGATCGTCGACGGCGAGCGCAAGCTGTTCCGCTTCCGGCGCGACGCCCTTCAGGGTCAGAAGGCGCAGCTCCGCGAGCGGATCGGGCAGCTGACCGAGGAGATCAAGGGCTTGGTCGAGCAGGCCGCCGCGAAGGAACAGGAGACCGCGATCATCGAGCGGGAGTACCAGGGCGTCGAGGATCTCTGGAAGAAGAACCTGATCCAGCTGACGCGGCTCACGAGTCTCCAGCGCGACATGTCGCGCCTGAAGGGCGAGCGCGGTGTCCTCACGGCGAGCATCGCACAGACCAAGGGCAAGGTCTCGGAGACCGAGCTGCAGATCATCCAGCTGGAGCAGAACCTGCGCAGCGACGTCGCCAAGGAGCTGGCCGAGAACCGCGCGAAGGCGGCAACCCTGACGGAGCAGAAGATCACGGCCTTCGACCAGCTCCAACGGATCGAGATCCGCGCGCCGCAGACCGGCTACGTGCACGAGCTCGCGGTCCACACCCGCGGCGGCGTCATCACACCGGGCGAGCCGATCATGCTGATCGTGCCGACGGCGGACTCGCTGGTGGCCGAGGTGCGGGTCGCGCCGCAGGACATCGATCGCCTTCAGACAGGTCAGGCGGCGGGCCTGCGCTTCCCGAGCTTCGACCAGCGCACCACGCCGGAGTTGAACGGTCGGGTCACCCGCATCGCCGCCGACGTGAGCGAGGACAAGCGTACGGGGAGCTTCTACTATCTCGTCCGCCTGGGCGTGACGAAAGCGGAGTTGGATCGCCTGGACGGGGCCAAGCTGATGCCCGGCATGCCGGTGGAGGCGTTCATCCGGACCGCCGACCGGACTGTCCTGTCATACCTCACGAAGCCCCTCGTCGATCAGGCCCGGCGCGCCTTCCGGGAAAAGTAG
- a CDS encoding type I secretion system permease/ATPase: MTDERVLRLAKRREFWAAVNAGRACLITVMIVSGLINLLMLTAPIFMLQVYDRVLPSRSIATLVGLAGITLMLLVIQGVFEIFRARILSRFGRLVDERLGPRIFRTLLVRGAEMPRSDDGPQALRDLDTVRGFVSSMAVSAFFDLPWVPLYIAVCFLFHPWLGTAVAGGALFLCVLTILTDWASSASTQEAVRAAGERRSFTDMAHRAAPLLSALGMRSRIADLWQVRAQRNLDVAGHGNDLAIGFGTTARLLRTVLQSTILGLGAFLVVREEATAGVMLAATILSARALAPVDLAIANWKSFSGARQAWSRLVAFLPRREPAALTPLPAPRESVRVTALSVAAPGTDSLVLHDVNIALAPGSALGVIGASGSGKSTFARALVGLARPSRGVIRIDGAAIDQWDPDALGRAVGYLPQDIEMFDGTIAENITRFDPEPDPEALLAAAKAAGVHEVVLRLPGGYDARVGAGGLGLSGGQRQRIALARALYGDPFLVVLDEPNSNLDVDGDRALSTAVQGVRARGGIVVVVAHRPSALAAVDRILVLGDGRVQLHGPRDEVLSKLNALTRQTPTRVA, encoded by the coding sequence GTGACCGACGAACGCGTGTTGCGTCTTGCGAAGCGCCGGGAATTCTGGGCCGCCGTCAACGCCGGGCGCGCCTGCTTGATCACCGTGATGATCGTCAGCGGACTCATCAACCTGCTGATGCTGACGGCGCCGATCTTCATGCTGCAGGTCTACGACCGGGTGCTGCCGAGCCGAAGCATCGCCACCCTGGTCGGGCTCGCCGGCATCACGCTGATGCTGCTCGTGATCCAGGGCGTCTTCGAGATCTTCCGCGCCCGCATCCTGTCCCGCTTCGGCCGTCTCGTCGACGAGCGCCTGGGGCCGCGGATCTTCCGGACCCTCTTGGTTCGCGGGGCCGAGATGCCGCGCAGCGACGACGGACCCCAGGCGCTGCGCGATCTCGATACCGTCCGCGGCTTCGTCTCGAGCATGGCCGTCAGCGCCTTCTTCGACCTGCCTTGGGTGCCGCTCTACATCGCGGTCTGCTTCCTGTTCCATCCCTGGCTGGGCACGGCGGTGGCCGGGGGCGCGCTGTTCCTGTGCGTGTTGACGATCCTGACGGATTGGGCGTCCTCCGCGTCCACCCAGGAGGCCGTCCGTGCGGCCGGCGAGCGTCGGTCCTTCACCGACATGGCACACCGGGCGGCCCCGCTGCTCTCCGCCCTCGGGATGCGCTCCCGGATCGCGGATCTCTGGCAGGTCCGAGCCCAGCGGAACCTCGACGTCGCGGGCCACGGGAACGACCTCGCGATCGGCTTCGGCACGACGGCCCGCCTGTTGCGGACCGTGCTGCAATCCACCATCCTGGGCCTCGGCGCGTTCCTCGTCGTGCGCGAGGAGGCGACGGCCGGCGTCATGCTGGCCGCCACGATCCTGTCCGCCCGCGCCCTCGCGCCGGTCGACCTCGCCATCGCCAACTGGAAATCCTTCTCGGGCGCCCGGCAGGCCTGGAGCCGCCTCGTCGCGTTCCTGCCCCGGCGGGAGCCCGCCGCGCTCACGCCTCTGCCGGCGCCCCGGGAAAGCGTCCGGGTGACGGCCCTGTCGGTCGCCGCCCCGGGAACCGACAGCCTCGTGCTGCACGACGTCAACATCGCGCTCGCGCCGGGGAGCGCGCTGGGCGTGATCGGCGCCAGCGGCTCCGGCAAGTCCACCTTCGCCCGTGCCCTGGTCGGGCTGGCACGCCCGAGCCGCGGCGTGATCCGCATCGACGGCGCGGCGATCGATCAGTGGGACCCCGACGCCCTCGGACGCGCCGTCGGCTATCTGCCGCAGGACATCGAGATGTTCGACGGCACGATCGCGGAGAACATCACCCGCTTCGATCCGGAGCCGGATCCCGAGGCGTTGCTGGCGGCCGCGAAGGCGGCCGGCGTGCACGAGGTCGTGCTCCGTCTCCCGGGCGGATACGATGCCCGGGTCGGCGCCGGTGGCCTCGGACTCTCCGGCGGTCAGCGCCAGCGGATCGCCCTCGCGCGGGCGCTCTACGGCGATCCCTTCCTCGTGGTCCTGGACGAGCCGAACTCCAATCTCGACGTCGATGGCGATCGCGCCCTGTCCACCGCCGTCCAGGGCGTGCGGGCCCGGGGCGGCATCGTGGTGGTGGTCGCGCACCGGCCCAGCGCCCTGGCGGCGGTCGACCGCATCCTCGTTCTCGGCGACGGACGCGTCCAGCTGCACGGGCCGCGCGACGAGGTCCTGTCGAAGCTGAACGCGCTGACCCGGCAGACGCCCACGAGGGTCGCATGA
- a CDS encoding glycosyltransferase, with protein sequence MRLLVACDHLALTGGLLRFERVGRVLARRRHDLAFLTLGPGEDAFETRLRVLSRAEAGRETWDAVMVPGGGFPDAAIDGFADLRAPGFGARIQHFLNAPARRGAYARVTQAFDPDLVVVNNAHWRDADLDAFGKPWRRLIGAVDAGLFAPPIRRPERDERRRLGGIANKRPAAQLEALDRLGEGWALHWFGRPDWGLVGARADLVASGRLVVHGPLAEDDLPGWYHALDAFCSAEAHAGWCNPAAEALACGTPLITTVHGTLAFAAHDLTAYVVPDGPDATLGAAIAAGAERIAADPSGAAARAEAGRARIRTLDWDSYADGLLSAVAEAVSVRASRAAAALPPRTPTRETAMRLTELATQHGPLPVDFDAMGYIRLHPDLTALFDHAWQGELHYLEHGRREGRIYPSNLTRAQQMAAQASRIALAIDGLDGSGKSSIARHVARALGATVLNPFSGEVGAIMVHLARTGQHALADDVAHAAVAAAIANAPSGPVVFDRHWFTASQLLSPTFRSGWEPRPPTVMCWADRPTTIARMVARGIPNPSQHMTEARIASYLTLAAELNVPVLDTSRITPEEGAAQVLALLDLVNTSGPSA encoded by the coding sequence ATGCGGCTGCTCGTGGCCTGTGACCACCTCGCGCTGACTGGCGGCCTTCTGCGCTTCGAGCGGGTCGGGCGCGTCCTCGCGCGACGCCGACACGACCTCGCCTTCCTGACTCTTGGCCCGGGCGAGGATGCCTTCGAGACCCGGCTCCGTGTCCTAAGCCGCGCGGAAGCCGGCCGGGAAACCTGGGACGCCGTCATGGTGCCGGGCGGTGGCTTTCCGGATGCGGCGATCGACGGCTTCGCGGATCTGCGGGCGCCCGGCTTCGGCGCGCGCATTCAGCACTTCCTCAATGCGCCCGCACGGCGCGGCGCCTATGCGCGCGTCACGCAGGCCTTCGACCCGGATCTCGTTGTGGTGAACAACGCCCACTGGCGCGACGCGGACCTCGACGCCTTCGGAAAACCGTGGCGGCGTCTGATCGGTGCGGTCGATGCGGGCCTCTTCGCGCCGCCGATCCGCAGGCCAGAACGCGATGAGCGGCGCCGGCTCGGAGGGATCGCCAACAAGCGCCCCGCAGCGCAGCTCGAAGCCCTCGACCGGCTCGGGGAGGGCTGGGCCCTGCACTGGTTCGGACGGCCTGACTGGGGGCTGGTCGGCGCCCGCGCCGACCTCGTCGCCTCGGGCCGCCTCGTGGTGCACGGCCCCCTGGCAGAGGACGATCTGCCCGGCTGGTACCACGCGCTAGACGCCTTCTGCAGCGCCGAGGCGCATGCCGGCTGGTGCAACCCCGCCGCGGAGGCGCTGGCCTGCGGCACACCGCTCATCACGACCGTGCACGGGACGCTGGCCTTCGCCGCGCACGACCTCACCGCGTACGTGGTGCCGGACGGGCCCGACGCGACGCTCGGGGCGGCCATCGCGGCCGGTGCGGAACGGATCGCCGCGGATCCGTCCGGAGCCGCCGCGCGTGCCGAGGCCGGCCGCGCGCGGATCCGGACACTCGATTGGGACTCCTACGCTGACGGGCTGCTGAGCGCAGTCGCCGAAGCGGTATCCGTTCGCGCGTCCCGGGCCGCAGCGGCGCTGCCGCCCCGGACGCCGACGCGCGAGACTGCGATGCGTCTCACGGAACTCGCGACGCAGCACGGGCCGTTGCCAGTTGACTTCGACGCGATGGGCTACATCCGCCTGCATCCGGACCTCACGGCCCTGTTCGATCACGCGTGGCAGGGCGAACTTCACTACCTCGAGCACGGCCGGCGGGAGGGGCGGATCTACCCCTCGAACCTGACCCGGGCGCAGCAGATGGCGGCTCAGGCGTCCCGGATCGCGCTCGCGATCGATGGCCTCGACGGATCAGGCAAGTCCAGCATCGCCCGCCACGTCGCCCGGGCGCTCGGCGCGACCGTGTTGAACCCCTTCAGCGGTGAGGTCGGCGCGATCATGGTACATCTGGCCCGGACCGGACAGCACGCCCTCGCCGACGACGTGGCGCACGCCGCCGTAGCCGCCGCGATCGCCAACGCGCCGTCGGGTCCTGTCGTCTTCGACCGGCACTGGTTCACGGCCTCGCAACTCCTGTCGCCCACTTTTCGCTCGGGTTGGGAGCCGCGTCCGCCGACGGTGATGTGCTGGGCCGATCGCCCGACCACGATCGCCCGCATGGTTGCCCGCGGCATACCCAACCCGTCCCAGCACATGACCGAAGCCCGTATCGCCAGCTACCTGACGCTCGCGGCCGAGCTGAACGTGCCGGTACTCGACACCTCACGCATCACGCCCGAGGAGGGAGCGGCGCAGGTGCTGGCATTGCTGGACCTCGTGAACACGAGCGGCCCTTCCGCCTGA
- a CDS encoding CgeB family protein, whose translation MNFVSAISLAGPRVVVTSTFPDALNRNPTVRSDLADGFAELLGTERVSLAPLELAVSVIRATRPDVVVAVGSLVPDLSDLRGLRRAADAVGAVLIFWLTDDPYEFDYAFKAELYADIVVSNDSWAAQHYRHPDVHHLPLAAAPNRHFRPIRPVAERETTVFFCGVAYPNRIALLRRIDDLLAHQVVEILGAGWPDTISCAVNRRLTPAQMADYAAASRITLNIGRDLDVANRRLSLPQATPGPRTFEVALSGSAQAYFVTGLEICDHFEPDSEILLVDGAADIARVIEQSLDDPASIELVARRAQARALREHTYRHRAARLLDLTRMTVMA comes from the coding sequence ATGAATTTCGTCAGCGCCATCTCGTTGGCCGGCCCGCGCGTGGTGGTGACGAGCACCTTCCCGGATGCACTCAATCGAAATCCGACGGTCCGCAGCGACCTGGCGGACGGCTTCGCCGAGCTTCTCGGCACGGAACGCGTCTCCCTTGCGCCCCTGGAGCTCGCCGTTTCGGTGATCAGGGCCACCCGGCCGGACGTCGTCGTGGCCGTCGGAAGCCTCGTCCCGGACCTCTCAGACCTGCGCGGGCTTCGCCGCGCCGCGGATGCCGTCGGCGCCGTCCTGATTTTCTGGCTGACGGACGACCCTTACGAGTTCGACTACGCCTTCAAGGCCGAACTTTACGCCGACATCGTCGTGAGCAACGATTCCTGGGCGGCGCAGCACTACCGGCACCCGGATGTCCACCACCTGCCACTGGCCGCGGCGCCGAACCGGCACTTCAGGCCGATCCGTCCGGTGGCGGAGCGGGAGACGACGGTGTTCTTCTGCGGTGTCGCCTATCCGAACCGGATCGCGCTGCTCCGTCGGATCGACGATCTCCTGGCGCATCAAGTCGTGGAGATCCTGGGCGCCGGATGGCCCGACACGATCAGCTGCGCCGTGAACCGCCGTCTGACGCCGGCGCAGATGGCCGACTACGCCGCCGCGTCGCGGATCACCCTCAACATCGGCCGAGACCTGGATGTGGCCAATCGACGGCTGTCGCTCCCGCAGGCGACGCCCGGTCCGCGCACCTTCGAGGTCGCCCTGTCGGGCTCGGCGCAGGCCTACTTCGTCACAGGCCTCGAGATCTGCGACCACTTCGAGCCGGACTCCGAGATCCTCCTCGTGGACGGCGCGGCCGACATCGCGCGCGTCATCGAGCAGTCGCTCGACGACCCGGCGTCGATCGAGCTGGTGGCGCGCCGGGCGCAGGCGCGGGCGCTGCGCGAGCACACGTACCGGCATCGCGCGGCGCGTCTGCTCGACCTGACCCGCATGACGGTCATGGCCTGA